Proteins co-encoded in one Setaria viridis chromosome 9, Setaria_viridis_v4.0, whole genome shotgun sequence genomic window:
- the LOC140221124 gene encoding uncharacterized protein, which produces MLEAEIIREVFHPEWQANPIIMLKANGKLQMCVDYTDLNKACPKDPFPLPRIDQRNMRIMLEDQQGRNVKAYIDGIIVKTQDQASLLKDLSKTFDNPRATRLKFN; this is translated from the exons ATGCTAGAGGCCGAGATCATCCGGGAGGTCTTCCACCCCGAGTGGCAGGCTAACCCGATCATCATGCTGAAGGCCAACGGGAAGCTCCAGATGTGCGTCgattacaccgacctcaacaaggccTGCCCAAAAGATCCTTTTCCGCTACCCCGCATTGACCAG CGaaacatgcgcatcatgctggAAGATCAGCAAGGTCGGAACGTCAAGGCGTACATCGACGGCATCATTGTCAAGACCCAGGACCAAGCCTCACTACTCAAGGATCTGTCCAAAACATTTGACAACCCGCGAGCGACGCGCCTGAAGTTCAACTAG
- the LOC117835393 gene encoding uncharacterized protein has product MRIRRSTSRILGSVYFVLVAPSPEFPPPPPYLASCSTSLGSHGAGGISRSTTASGELCELNRSPWDLLLSDPQVVDDLLDSYCVDLKYKTSRNCGWHGQNTLHIILKKTIVKQKITKKIAKEVKESMEGEAKKAKLKNEEGKEGAPHDFMCKKNDGRGWYCKQQVSCPNTLYKCHFKKKRSYLNPQFALATEEEKVVVMTLAAPSKPYNSSKTRKKKPANNFNATEEFYYYAGFGLLRGKRHCRSTNTHGSAPLAPEQEESGDGANYGVGAHDDVPSCNDNNEIAGIDKGSSDEYYDQGHV; this is encoded by the exons ATGCGGATCCGCAGGAGCACCTCCCGCATCCTCGGCTCCGTCTACTTTGTGCTTGTGGCCCCGTCTCCTGAGttcccgccaccaccaccataccTGGCATCGTGCTCAACATCACTTGGATCTCATGGAGCGGGTGGCATCTCGAGATCTACAACTGCATCTGGGGAGCTCTGTGAGCTTAACCGCTCACCATGGGACCTCCTCCTCTCCGATCCCCAG GTGGTTGATGACCTCTTGGATAGCTACTGTGTGGATTTGAAGTACAAGACAA GCCGCAACTGTGGCTGGCATGGACAAAACACACTACATATCATACTGAAAAAGACTATAGTGAAGCAGAAGATAACAAAGAAGATTGCAAAGGAAGTGAAGGAGAGCATGGAGGGTGAGGCCAAGAAGGCAAAGTTGAAGAACGAGGAGGGCAAGGAAGGGGCACCACATGACTTTATGTGCAAGAAGAATGATGGCAGAGGATGGTACTGCAAACAGCAAGTGAGCTGCCCCAACACCCTCTATAAGTGTCACTTCAAGAAGAAGCGCTCCTACTTGAACCCACAGTTTGCTTTGGCAACAGAGGAAGAGAAGGTGGTGGTGATGACATTAGCAGCACCCTCTAAGCCCTACAATAGCTCCAAGACACGAAAGAAGAAGCCCGCCAACAACTTTAACGCAACAGAAGAATTCTACTACTATGCCGGGTTTGGCCTATTACGTGGAAAGAGGCATTGTAGGAGCACTAATACTCACGGCTCTGCACCTCTAGCTCCCGAGCAAGAAGAG TCTGGTGATGGTGCCAATTATGGAGTCGGAGCCCATGATGATGTTCCTAGCTGCAATGACAATAATGAGATTGCTGGCATCGACAAAGGCAGCAGCGATGAATACTATGACcaaggtcatgtttag
- the LOC117839708 gene encoding actin-related protein 7, producing MEAVVVDAGSKLLKAGIAAPDQSPPLVMPSKMKLEVEDQQLADGAVAEEVVQPVVRGFVKDWDAMEDLLSYVLYRNIGWEIGDEGQILFTEPLFTPKTLREQLVQLMFEKFNVSGFYASEQAVLSLYAVGRISGCTVDIGHGKIDIAPVCEGAVQHVASKRLEIGGVDLTNLFAQELKKSNPSVNIDTSDIERLKEQYACCTEDQLAFEGIESSCQPERHTLPDGQVITIEKERYIVGEALFQPSILGLEDYGIVHQLVTSVSNVSSEYHRQLLENTMLCGATASMTGFEDRFQREANLSASAICPSLVKPPEYMPENLARYSAWMGGAILAKVVFPQNQHVTKGEYDETGPSIVHKKCF from the exons atggaggcggTGGTCGTCGACGCGGGCTCCAAGCTGCTCAAGGCCGGCATCGCGGCGCCCGACCAGTCGCCCCCGCTG GTGATGCCGTCGAAGATGAAGCTGGAGGTCGAGGACCAGCAGCTCGCGGacggggcggtggcggaggaggtggtgcagcCGGTGGTGCGCGGCTTCGTCAAGGACTGGGACGCCATGGAGGACCTGCTCAGCTACGTCCTGTACAGGAACATTGGCTGGGAGATTGGGGACGAGGGCCAGATCCTCTTCACCGAGCCGCTCTTCACGCCCAAG ACTCTTCGGGAGCAACTGGTGCAGCTTatgtttgaaaaattcaacgttTCAGGCTTTTATGCCTCTGAACAGGCTGTATTGTCTCTCTATGCTGTTGGACGCATTTCAGGATGTACAGTGGACATTGGGCATGGGAAAATAG ATATTGCTCCAGTTTGTGAAGGAGCTGTTCAACACGTAGCATCAAAGAGATTAGAGATTGGAGGAGTTGACTTAACAAATCTATTTGCACAAGAACTGAAAAAATCCAATCCATCAGTAAACATTGATACTTCTGATATTGAGAGGCTGAAAGAGCAGTATGCATGCTGCACAGAAGATCAATTGGCCTTTGAAGGTATAGAAAGCTCATGCCAGCCAGAAAGGCACACTCTTCCTGATGGGCAG GTTATAACAATTGAAAAGGAGAGATATATTGTTGGTGAAGCTTTGTTTCAACCAAGTATTTTGGGCTTGGAAGATTATGGTATCGTTCACCAGCTAGTTACCAGTGTCTCAAATGTTTCATCAGAATACCATCGGCAGCTCCTTGAAAACACCATGTTATGTGGTGCCACTGCTTCGATGACTG GCTTTGAAGATAGATTCCAAAGAGAAGCGAATCTTTCTGCTTCAGCAATTTGCCCATCTCTTGTCAAG CCCCCAGAATACATGCCAGAGAACCTAGCAAGGTACTCAGCCTGGATGGGAGGTGCGATACTGGCCAAGGTCGTCTTCCCTCAGAACCAGCATGTCACGAAGGGCGAGTATGATGAGACGGGCCCATCCATTGTGCATAAGAAGTGCTTCTAG